Sequence from the Castanea sativa cultivar Marrone di Chiusa Pesio chromosome 12, ASM4071231v1 genome:
AGGTTTCAAATATAAGTCTAATGCATGcattgctaaaataaaataaaaaaatagaacggATACACCCAAAGAGGGGTCTTCAAGATGAATTTCCCCCCAGCATGAGGATGAAGCACTGTTAGGAAGTAATATAAATGTCCTACAACCATCCCTAGAATGCTTGGCTTCAAAGGATTTCCGAGTAACAAATCAACTGCTAGCATTGCATAAGGAAGATAGAATCCCtacagtaaaaaataaaaaataaataactagcCTCTTAGATTCCTTTCAATATCTGATTATGTAATAAACTTCAGAAATGACATGAATTTCCTTTCATTGTCTGTTGCATAAAGGAAAGCCAGAGGCATACAATAGCAGGGAGTACAATTGTACATAAGATTATAAGTTAAACAAAGAAATATTCTTCTTGAAAGTTTggaactaccaaaaaaaaaaagatcttgaaGATAGGCTGcattatttataattatgtGTAGAACTATTGATGGAAAGTTTCTTGATATTACGAAATAAATTACAGGTCAAATATAGTGGGCACACTTAACTGGGACCGCAACACCATGATTTCAAGGCTAACCAGGCAAAATTTGGGAGaccatattttttctttggttaaCTTCATCATGGTGGTACCTATTTATGGGGCATACCTCACTCATGATGCATTTTCAAGGGCCTCTAATAATAAAATCTACAGGAACTAAAAGTACAGCAATTCATGCataaagatatttttttcctttattgcaCGTTCACACTCCAACTGCATTGGTACAGAAATAgtaatgaaagaagaaaatgacaaGATAGTAACAAGTAAGGCAAAAAAGACCAAGAGCATTTTTTATGCAGCCAATTGGTTGTGCAGGAAAAAGGCATAAATGAAGTTACAAATGTTGTATCAAACCTTCTTTGATTGATAATCTAGATGCAAAAATGAAGCTTTATAGCATGGTGGTGCAGGTACTGAAAGTTCTAGATATCAAGCTATTTTTAGAACACAGTAGACTCATATTGAATGTTACAGAAACAAAGAGGTCTAATTTCAAAGTCCATATACAGAAAAACAGTTGCTTGCTTATATTGCTCCAAATGCTAGGATAACTAAAACAGAACAGTGGAGAGAGATTAAAACAAAACTGGTAGAAGGGTACCTTCAATGACACAAGACCATAAATGCTTATTCGTGCATTTAGGAACTCACGGCTCCAAACATAGACAAGCATAACTACTAAGGAACCTCCCATGAATGGAGACCATAGATATGGAACAGCAGCCATCACCTAAGATCAAGTAACACCCTTGTCAttattttcatgaaattttgattAGTATTGGGGGATTTTGGTTCACTTGTTTTGATATTGTGTTAACATATTATGTGAGGAaatttcttctaaatttttagaaataattctTGTCAAATAAATATAGTAGGAATTATCATCTATAATCTATACCATCAGATGTCTTGATTTTGCATAATTGTTCTCCATACATGTTGCAAAATTCATTTCTAAACTGGGACAGAGTTGTATcatttataattatttgttaGGTACTTATACTTTTGGAAATCTGCATCTccaaacatattattttaatttttactagaCCACCAAATATATCTGGCATCTCTTGACAAAACTGCTTGACACCCTATTTCTCTGTTCTTTCCTTGTCAGTTACTCAGTTTGTCATTGGAAAAGAAACCAAGTGTTTCCAACCCCAATGCTTCCTTAGTTTTCCACCATAGAGCTAAAAgctgtctttctctctctctcaaccccccccccccccccccaaaaaaaagaaaaaaaaaaaaagaaaaagaaaaaagaagatgcTAAAAGCTGTCTGATAAATTCATGTTATTTGGTAAATCATATGGCGGATCAATATTCCCCAAATTTTACCACTAATTAGGATGCATGCTCATACTTTAGTGAACGTTactggaaaaagaaaaagaaaactctaaATATAAGATAAATTGTTCTTACTTACAAGAAGTGATAGTGCTCCAAAGACAAACATCCATACATAATCTGCTGTTCTCTTGTCAAAGGGTCCTCTCTCAAGTGAAACACCATATCTTGCTCTATGCAAATCAGCATGACAaagtatttcaaattttcagtaTCACCTTGAAACATAGTGTACAGACTGTAAACCTTACATAACTTTTAATCTTGAAAATCAATGATCACAAGTGAATGATAGGGATTAAAAAAGATGTGTATGTACAGGCATCAATTAGATGATTAATGGCTTAATGCAAATGTGGATCTTCATTTAAGGTCTGATATTTCATCTATTGGATAATTTTAATTGCGAATGGCTTTTCCAAAACATTCTTTCCTACCACcttaacacaaaatttatagTGAATGTAATATAATATGGTTGCGGAGGGTAGATAGAGTCAGATATCTTACGTCATTAACAGATGAAATGCAAAGGGAAATGAAAATGGcccaagaaagaagaaatttgTAATAAGCCTCCAAACCTGCAGTATGTACAAACATTAACAATCGGGGCATAGGCAGAAAGTGAACCCTCAAATTTTAACTTACTACAACATGATCTTTGcaatacaaaatgaaaaaaatgaatttaatctCATGTATTACAGATTGGACAAATTGGCAACTTAACTTGTTTACCTGAAAACGTTTTAGTACCAGGCCATAAAATAATGCTATATTGTAAGGATCATAAAGTTGCAGATAGTATGCAGATGTGGTCATCAAGCACGCCACTCCATAGAACTTGCTTACAGGTGGGAGAGATCGATAGTATCTGAAACATTCTATGAAAAATCAGCTTACTTAAGTAGCAAAGAAGTTATAGAAATCATGAAGTATCAAAATTGCAAGCCTTGATATAAAATCAAGAGccagttgatttttttttttttttggtttagtgtgtCCAAAAGTAAATAGTCAGAAACTAATGtgaacaaataaatatattacttGCAGCAAGGGCAAGAAATATTGAATGCTTCTGAACCACCTAAAATTATTGATACATTATTATTAGACTGAGGGGCATCTGGTTTGTTTGGAATGAAATccacaacaaaataatattatatattgaagaaaagaaagtactaaattttttttgcataaaatgatTAACACTACTTTTATGTAAGAAAATTAACCGAGTACCATTGTGTAACATTCAACTAACTAGCATGCAAATCAACAAAAGGTCATATATGCATGTGATCATTGaatgtttgtgtgtttgtgcATAGAAGGAAACAGAAAGATTACTCCGCTGGGGTAGACATTGCACAGAATGGTTTTCTTCTGTCAAGGTAGTGTGATGGTGGTGGAAAGAGTGGTCGTAGATTGAAAGACTATAATAACAAGAATATTGGATATGCATTGCACTGGTCTTCAACAATAGTATAATACTAGTATAAAGTATAAACCAATGAACTGGCACTTCAAAGAGACGACTTTGGAACCTGCGGAaacttcaaagtcaagaaaataatttttaaagtcTTTCCACTCAATGACCATTAACTCTAACACTGCTCATAGTGCCTAGAGCAGTTGGGAGGAAAAAGTCAGCATTTGGATTTTCTTCTTGTCTCGTAAAGTTGGATTGAACCAGGGGCTATAATATGTCAAGGTCACTCAACATCACTTGTATTAACGTAGCTTCTGGGTTAACATGAACGTCTATTCCAATTTCCAACAATAGTTCCAAAGGTGATTGGCTTCTCACTAAAGCATCCAATGATTTGTATTTGTTTGTGACAGCAATTTAATGTGACCTTTTGGGACTCAATTGAgttaaactcaaattttcaaaattcatatgatATAATGGGCTTTGAATCAAATTAAGTTTCCCTATGAGAATAGGCTTTCTGCTCAATAAAAAACTTCTTATTGTTCATCAGTTTTTATTggacccctctctctctccctctctctctctctctctctctctctctctctcagtttttattgattatatatttataatcaataaatatataaaaagttacaAGCAAATCAAACAGCAGCAAGTACTTCAAATAATATGAAGAAGATCATTGGAATATCCGTTCATATGAACTAATTCATATACTGATTCAAAGATCTCCTCCATTAACTATTGGAATTGGAGATCATGGACTTGATACTTGATAGAGGTgattagtaaaatttaaaaaatttccacaTATTTATCGAATGTCTTTGAAATAACCATCTGCACTCTGTGTGTAACAGAAATTAAATCCTTTACTTTAGGCATAGAAATTGAAAAACTCTTGAGGCTCAGAAAATTTAATACGAAACATAAGTTACATAGCATTCTCCCTCTTTCTATTTATTATGGCATGCCCAAGCAAGCTGAATTgtgagaatatatataaaattttcaatgtatTTTTTGGGTGTCCACTATTGGGATGTCATGGTTGCCTACAACCTATTTGGTTTTCAATATTTTGcgtactaaaatacccttatataaaattttaaattctctaAAATACTCCgatcttttagttaaataattttaaattaaaaaaatataaaccggttaaaagagtaatttattaTTCCTAAGTTTtagactttttcttttatcttctctATTTAGCATAAAACTTAGGACACTATctctatcttatttttaaagataattctACGTTACCTtaccttttttctttaaaaaaaaaaaatacaaacggttatttatatatctatactactatttaagaggcttTTCCTATTTGggatctttatttttttggtttaaaaatgCTCCTCcactcctatgtttaagtagagactaAAGACAGAACTAAAGAACAATctagtaaaaatacaactctaacttccactaaaacattgccaaCAAAATAGGGTCACtctttgattttcaaattgttttatctacttataaattctaaatatgtaatattaatgagaaaacgtgtgtggtgggccttttgtgattttgggctgGACTGCCTCTTGCTGTACTGAGGCCTAAGTGTTCTAGATAGAAGAGTTGAGACCAGTCCAATTGCAACCCACCTTGGgccggcttgtgcacaaactatgccccTTTTTGCTGAAACTTTGGTCACATGCCTATAGCAGACGAAATTGCTACAGAAGAGTTATAGCAGACAAGTATGACAATAATAAAGGCAATATGCCTCCTGTTAGATGAAATAAGTAAAGAATCCTTGAGAACAATATAGCAGTAAGAAACACGTTATAAGTGAAATTGAAAAGACAAGAAAGGAAATAATTacgataaataataaaagcaaaagGGAAAGGTTAGTCTGTCGTGTTCAATTGTGTTACGGGACCAAGACTAAGGAGTGAAACCACTTCCTCAACGTGGGTAACCTCGCAGGAAGATCCTGCTATATAAACTATCCACTTTGAGGGAACGGGCTTGAATGGCTTATGCCCTAAAcgaattttttatcattaacaGAGGGTAGgtttttagagggagagaaatgaTTAGCTTATTGGTGCATGCTTGCCATCTTAtactctctatttctcttcctgcttctctttctcttttttctccgtTTTGTTACTTTGATCCTTTTCCactcttttatttctttcttaatactTACTCATGTAGTGTTATGGTGATGGTGGTGCTGTGATTCTCTCCTAGTGATTGCTACTTTTGTGGTGATGATACTGTGCACAGCGAGGGCCCTTTATATACTACCTGCCATGACtggtttttatcaatttaccCTTTAACTACTTTTGTCTAGGTGTGGGTGTACTTCTAGACCACTTACTAGTTTGTCAGTTGCCCGGCCATTACCACTTACTTACGTTGGTTGTACCACACCCATTACCAAACAAAGAATTCTACTTTCTTTGTTCACCGTGGCATTCCTATCCGCAACAAGGTGggcattctctctctcactatccctcatggcatTCACCTAGTGGTTTCAACTCATCCTCCCTATTTTGGGTAGTATGTCATCCTAGCAGGACATTTCCCCTAAAAGAGTTTGAGTGGAAATCCCAGAATAGGCATTCCTTTCTCCCCACCACTAGACCATACATTCTCTTACCTCTGACACATGACCCACCATTCctatattggctgggtacaggttggtggtgtCTGGGCCTTGTGCGTGCTCCACTTCCGTGTATGTCCAAAACTTGTCTgctgctcatgcgtttgccatGGATTGGAGGCTTGTTTGTGCATTCTGCCGCTCATTTTTGACCTCTTATGGCATGAACTATTTTCTGATCCTCcattctttatggcttgcttcCCCATAAGGGATGTGCCTTGCTTGATTGTGGGCGTTTCTCTCTTTTAGTCCACTATTTGTTCCTTTCGTTGGCTTGCCAGCATTCCTGTCATGCCATTTTGTTATTCCTGCTGCGATGCTATTTGATCCATGCTTGCTGGGTCTCTTTCGAGCCTACTGTATGCTCTTTCCTCAATTAATTACAATGTCCCACTATTGTCATTGGGTTTAATACTGATGTTACTTTGGGCTTTCTTGACCCATTACATTGCTTGTGGAATCCTTTGGCCCATTTATTCCTcattgggcatcctcggcccatttccAACTCTacattcccatgggcttttactaactctaTTGGGCTTCCTTGACTCAATTACTATATCCTTCATTTTTGGGATTCATAGGCTTTCCACCAACTCCttactttcttacttcattactttGGGTTTGctgtggcccattctcacttttgtACATCACATAATATTCATGGATTTACTACTTCTTCCTTTGGGCTCCTGTAGGCCTATTTGCTTTTTCCAAGGCCCATTTTTTACTTTATGGGCCTAAGACCCATCATTCCTGTCATTCGGgcttgatggttttttttttttctctcaatccACTAACTCTTTTCCTGCCCATATTGTCTGCTTCTTCTTGCTGTTGGGCTTTTCCAAAATTAGCATCAACAACGTGCAAACCTTAAATTggaataaatgaaaaattatgacactaaaaaaaaaaagtctcattgcACACGCAAAGCGCGTATGACAAGGCTAgttatatatcacttttaaatattataacactaccaaaaaaaaaaaaaatcattattgcATGTGTAAAATGTGTGTGATGAGTCTAGtgtaattataaatttataaatttttatatttatcaagtATCATCATAGAATTTAAACttcatataatttataagcCTAAGTACATTATCCAATATATTAGCTTAAATAACAtgtttttccacaaaaaaaaaaaatcaaatttttaacatttcttattatttttttattgtaccgGCTGAATCATCCAAAATATGCTCATTACAGGCCAAAAcgacttgatttttttttttgggtacatttTAGAGGAGTACCAATACCGGTTCATTGTCTAGTACGGTATATTCTTCAGTATGGCATGTATCGTTACGATAGTGACTTCTCCTGCTTAAATCTTCCCTCCCACtttgttgtaactatcaaattgaattaaaaagaaaattcattaggtgataaaataattaatatccCCTAAAATATAAGATAGCTTTAAGTTGATAAATGTGAGTATGCTCGTCATGACCTAACTCCAAAGACATGTTCAGTTGCtgagaatttcaaaattttagatagCTTCTAGTTTGATAGATGTGAGCTCCCACATCATAACCCAACTCTAAAGGCATGATGGGCTGCTAAGAATTTCAAATTCTCCAAAGAACTTCCAGTTAGATCGATGAGGGGTAAGACTTGGGTCCAGTGCACCATGCCCATCAatgaaaaaaacccaaatcataGATTACTTTTTCTTTGTCACTTTCTCGGGAGGTCCATTTATAAATGATGGTGGAAATTTGGAGACAGATGGcccatttattcatttttgccaAAATCTTTAGTCTTAATGGCTTGGAAGAGCTTGTGAAGTAATACAAGCTTGAAGCTTCACTTCTCTTTTACTGTGGAAGTTTATTTTCAAGACTTGTCAATGGCCAAGCTCTAAACTCTCCCTTGGCACGGGAAGCTGTTATTGGCGCTAGAAGACTCAAAAAGCTCAAGCTGTTATTGGGGCAAGAACTTGAATGCACAAGATTGTGCTTCCACCAAATTCACTCAGTTGAAAACAAAGCAGCTATATGTTGCTGCTGATAGCTCCTTGAGCTTCACTAAGAAATATGAAGTTTTCATTCTTAGCAATAGAGTTATGATTAATCGTAAGGGATAACACAATAAGCTAGGAACCGAGTTTCATAAAGCTGAAGTCATTAGTTATaagtgtttggataccgcttattttgctgaaactgaaaaattattgctgaaagtacagTAGATGAAGGTAAAACTGTAAAAgctagttgaaatagtatagtgagactcataaataatactaaaaagtgcagtgaagcccataaatagtagcaaaaataagctaaatagtaaaataattttaatttttaatcttaattCAAAAGCAAACTAATCTTCCCTGTATGATTAATCATAATGGATAACACAATAAACTGGGAATCCTTATCATGGAGTGGAAGTCATTAGTTAGAATCTTCctttttattaggaaaaaaataaaaacgcgGTAATAAATACAGCAGGATATTCTCATGTTCATTAAAAAGCTAACCATCTAAGATGTAATACAAAAAGTACTTGCAAATATGACATTTTCAATAGTACGCTGCAAAAGCAAGGCCTCCAGTGTGTTAAGGCGACTCACAATGGCAGATAGGATCTACCTCTTGGTGGAGCCTAATATTGAAATCAGCAGTCCTGTCgcaaaaatatatgaattacCAAGTCACATGATCGTACCAATAATCATATAATGTAATTCAGTTGGAATTTGGTTTACATGTTATTCAGTATTCACAATGAATATTACCTCTAACGGCCGTTAAGACGATGACTTCTGCCTCGGAAAGCAACTCCATCACCCTGGTTGGGCTGCTGTGCTTGTGCAGGACTACCTGTTTCTGCCTGCTCTGTAGTGCTTGGTCCATTTCTGTTGAGACGGTAGCTTCTTCCTCAGAATGCAACTCCGGCCGATGGATCACGCTGCACTGAGGCATTAATTTGTGTTCCCTTACCCCAAAATGCAACTAATTTGTGACTGGAGAGTCATTAAGAATATTTCAGTGTCTAACCTTCAATAAAATAGTTGATGCCAAAATATTGACCCAATTGgtatttttctcaaatttcttCTTTATATTACCTCAAAccttttccaaaaagaaaaaaatcacagATCAGGATGTTGGATATGCCTATTACTTGCATGATATAATATCTGCTATAGTGTAAAAAAACCTATGTTAAACCAGTGTTAGATGAGATCTTGTTACTGCCCAAGGGCCCAAAGTTGTTGTGAAGTCCACACTCTTGTAGTTTTGTACTTACAGGATAAGTGGCCTGATCCTACTAGGACTAGAATAGGGCTGGAATAGGATTTTGTTTCTCATAGATAAAGGGAGTGACTATTACACACTTGTGTGTAAATGCACTCAAATTGTGACTCAATCACGTTTTCAAATATGAAATCTTGACCTAGAGTCATGATGTCAGTGTATACAAGTTTTccctataaataaatattctttgatGTATACTCGATTTTCCACGTTGAATTTGAATCAGTAGTCTATTTTTCTATTAGAGTAATCTGCATGGATCAACCGACACCACATACTCAATTTCCTTGATTTTTGATTGCCACAACTATAATCAATGGCCTATGCTATGAAAAGATCCATCAAAGGGTGTCTCTTATGGAGATATGTCATATATCACTAGAGAAGTTCCTAAACAAGTCAAATTAGATGCAGAAATGTAGTTTGTCTTCAAGAAACGTTAATGACTAAGGTAGCAACTCTTAGAAGATTATCACATGGTTTCTCAATACCTGTGCTCCCTTTATTTGAACATTACTCCGATGGTTAGAGATTGCACATGACATACGGAACTTTCTAGTGCAATGCTGTCAAACAATTGTTCTTGCTCATCAATATCAATGTATGACCACTATTCATAGCATGCAACAGGAAAATGCCAATCTATTgctaaattaaattcataaatgTCTAACAATATGGGTCGAACTTGCTTCTTTTGAGCTAACATGGGGATAGTGTCAAAGATGTCAAGAGATTCCTCTAGTATCTTGATGCCTATTGTCCAACACAATTTCTGTTGGCACTTGATGATGAACATGAGCCTGTTTGAGCATCTCTCTTTGACTCACTTCCAACACTTGATAGTTCAATCAAGGAATTGGTATCTGTAGAAACATGCAGGAAGACAGCTCAAACACAATGCTATAATTCTATATTAGTTGTTTCACCCTCACTACCTCAATTATGTGAACTTGGACAGTGTAGGATCCTCACACAATGaattctattttagctttcctctcttcatcttcctccCCACTTGCTCTCTACTGCTGCCACTCCACCTCTCACCTCTGAGTCCTTACATATATGGCACTCCAGATTAAGTCATGCCTCACGGTCTCATCTTTAGCCTATACTTTCTAGTAGTCATTTAGGGTAGGTCAAGCCCAAGTCTTTTCATTGTATTTCTTgtcaatttggaaaaaaaatttgctttacCTTTTAAGCGAATGTCTTTTATGTGCATGATGAAACAAGAAGCCTCGTTTGTTATGTAGCTAGTTTCTATATAACAAGGTGATGTGTGCATCAAACATCTTTGTTTATCACGCATCTTTTGGAGTCTCCAACATATAATGGTTTATGTTCAAAGCTTGCTGCATCCTTGACAAACGGGAACACAAGGAACAGACACATTGGTCTGCCTCTGTTATTGGGAGTTGTGAAATTCTCCACAAGTTTATGGAGAAATACAATTTCAAACTATGAAGGTTCAATTATCTAGAAATCATACCAGAAAATCGAAAGAAAATCATGAGAATGAGTTTAATGCATGCAttgctaaaataaataaaaacaatagaaAGGATACACCCAAAAAGGGGTCTTCAAGATGAATTTTCCCCCAGCCAAAGGATGAAGCACTGTTAGGAAGTAATATAAATGTCCTACAACCATCCCTAGAATGCCTGGCATCAAAGGTTTTCTGAGTAACAAATCAAATGCTagtgatgggactgacgaaatcaacCACAGATGAGGTCAACAAGACAGACGATACCGCTCCCAAAGACGAGCCTAAACAAGTGTCCACGTCATCGACGAGGATGTcaggatcattcaatgccacCAATAATGTCCCAGACGGTTACGAAACCAGCTGGACAGATCGTTGAGGGCATATTAAACCTCATTACTCAGCAGGAAGCGTTATCAAGAAAGGCATTAACATCACCACAATGGCTAGAATCCAaagcaacatatataaagcccttACATCGCCAACGCCAGGTACGAATATAATCACAAGACATACTACATTATTCTGACCTGTTATTGTAAACTCCCTTGTACTGACTTTGGCAttggaggcgttgtggcagataccacaccggtgaccattttaGGGAGTTCTTACTTCCACCGTGACGCAAGCGAGCACCCAGCCCCATTTGGACGAACTCCCTACAACTAACGAACctttgcttcatcagtttggcgtcATCTGTGGGAACGACATTTTCGTACTACTGTTTGAAAACATAGTTTCTACCAACTTCAATAttcagatggagtccaaccagGATTTAGCGGCCTTGGCTCAGCAAGTCCAAGCTCTTACGGTCACTGTTGAAGAGCTCACCAGGAAAaatcaggagatgagacaaAGGCTTCAGCAGGAGGAGAATCGGTCCAAAGCTATCCAGGAGGATGAAAGAGACAGCCATGGGAGAAGCGACTGATGAAGGACCACTACTCCAGACGAACAAAATTCTAATCTTCTTCAAgaaatgaggaaggagatggacgagctaAGAAATGCCATTAAGGAGAAGACAGATAGGAGCCTGGATAGAATGGTCAGGGCAACAGATTCTCCTTTCACCATGGCAGTCCTGGAACGACCAGTGCCGGCGAAGTTTCGGTTGCCTCAGCTTGAACCTTTCGACGAGCTTAAGGACCCCCAGGATCACCTTAACACCTTCAAAACGACATTGGGCCTccaacagccccctgatgaaATAATGTGTCATTCCTTCCCTACCATACTTAAGGGAGCTGCAAGAGAGTGGTTTACAAGATTGCCAACCTCATCCATTGATAGCTTCGAACAGTTAAATAGTGCCTTTCTGCGCCATTTCGTCGGAAGGCAACGTCTTAAGAGACCAGCGAaccacctactcactattaagtaAGGGGAGAAAGAGACCTTGTGGTCATACGTGAAACGCTTCACTCGAGAAACCCTAGAAGTGGACGATGCTGACAACAAAGTACAGCTAATGACTTTTAAAGCAGGGCTGAAGTCTAGAGAGTTTGTGGTTTCACTGGCAAAGAATCCACCTAAGACGATGGCATAAATGCTTCTAAAGGcgcaaaagtacatgaacgcagaaGATGCATTAGCAGCCATAGTGGACGAAGGAAAGCTAGGAAACGAGGGAAGTAAGGAGGACGAACGcaggggacaaaagagggaACGTCCAGGCCGTCGAGGCAGTGACGGAGATAAACGGAAGGACGACAAAGCTCCACGAACGGTAAAATTCACCcctctaattatgcctgttgacaaaattttgacgcAAA
This genomic interval carries:
- the LOC142621098 gene encoding derlin-1.1-like, which translates into the protein MSTPAEYYRSLPPVSKFYGVACLMTTSAYYLQLYDPYNIALFYGLVLKRFQVWRLITNFFFLGPFSFPFAFHLLMTARYGVSLERGPFDKRTADYVWMFVFGALSLLVMAAVPYLWSPFMGGSLVVMLVYVWSREFLNARISIYGLVSLKGFYLPYAMLAVDLLLGNPLKPSILGMVVGHLYYFLTVLHPHAGGKFILKTPLWVHKLAAFWGKGTQMNTPVQRDPSAGVAFRGRSYRLNGTQPSTTGQAETDSHAQAQQPNQADGVAFRGRSHRLNGR